The Pseudoalteromonas sp. N1230-9 genome segment ATTGCATTCTGAGCATGGCGGATTACTTCATTTACAGGGCAGGAAAGTCAACGGGTACAGGGTAAGCTTATCAGTAGCAGGGCTATCGCTAAGTGAATCATTCTTAGCGCGAAATCTTATTGATTCACATACTCTGAATATTGACCAAATCTTGTTTAAGAAAACGATGAATTTACAGTTAGAGTTAACAGAGCCACTAATATATGCAGGTGAGTATAAGGATATCTTGCGTATAGAGATGACGCCAGCCGCCAGTTCAGGTGGGATTTGGTAAGTCATTAAGAAACAATGCTTAAATAACATGGATAAGGAATAAACTAATGAAAAAATTAATCACACTTTCAGCAATCGCTGTTCTTACTTCTGGTACTGCTTTAGCGGAAAACCTAAACGTTGGTGGTGCAGTTGAGTCAATTTGTGAAGTTAGCAATGTAAACACAACAACATATTTTCCTGCATTAGCAAAAGATCAAACAAAAACAATTGGCTTTGAATTGCAGTGTAACGATGCTGACGGCGCAACAATGTCTTTAACGACAGCCGAAGGTCACTTACAAAACGCAGACCGCGAAGACCAAGGGGTAGGGTACACAGCTGAATTAAATGCGAACCCATTCGCTTTTACACTTGTTGCTGAAAATGGTCACAACGACCAAAGCGTTGAGCAAAGCCAGCCAGGTTCTTTTGCTCTAGCTGCAGGCGGTGTTGCAGGTACAATCGAGTTAACTATTACGCAAAACCCAGTTTTCTCTGGTACTTATGCTGATACGTTAATGTTAGCTATTACAGCTAACTAAACTTGATGAAAAAAAGAGCAGCTAATGCTGCTCTTTTTTATGGGAGATCATATGCGCTTTTTAATCATATTTTTGACTTGTTTTTGGTCATTACATAGCTATGCATTCCAAGTTCAGCCCATGGTTGCTGAGTTAAAGCCTTCAGGTTCAAATTCACAGCAAAGAATTAGGGTTATGAATAATTCAAATGAACCATTAACTATTGAACTCACAGCGTTTGATTTAGAAATCAACAAGGCGGGCGATGAAGAGCTGAAGCTTAACGAGGAAGATTTTTTGATTATTCCTATGACGACAATCGTTCAGCCTGGAAAAACACAATCTGTATTGGTCCGTTATATTGGTGATCCCGCTATATCAGTATCAAAGTCGTATCGTATAGCTGTTGATCAAGTTCCTGTCGATATTAATGAAATTAAACAATCTGGTGTTGGTATGTCGGTAAGTTTTAGAACGCTGTTTAATGTCGTACCAGAACAAGCAACTGCTAAGTTATTAGTAAAAGAAAAGCAGTTAGAACAAGCGGGTGTTTGGAAAATATTACTTGAAAATGAAGGTGACAAATTTATACGCCTTTCCCAAGCAAAGTGGCTTTTTAAAAATCAAGAAGAGCAGCTTTTATTAGAAGGTGAAGAGCTCAGTAAAGCCTTAAGCGGCAAGCTATTATTACCACACTCTGAGCGTGAGGTAACTATAGAAGTACCGGCTAAGTTTTCACCGCAAAATAGTCAGTTAGAGGTGCTATTTTAATGCGTTGGTGTTTGGTTGCTTATTTATTTATGTCGCTATCTTGTTTTGCTATAGAAGTCACCCCCATGGTGCTTACTTTAGATCCAACGATGACCTCGCAACCAGCATATAGCACGGTAAGAAATACGTTAAACCGTGATTTAGCGTTTGAAATAGAAGTGTACGAGGTTGACTTTTCAAAGAAGCTGCCTCAATTTCATTACCTTGACGAGCCACCGATCTGGGTGTTTCCACCCACGATTTACCTTACAAAAAATGAACAACAACGCATTCAGTTTCGCTGGAACGGTAATACCCCTAAAACAGATAAAACATATCAAGTTACTTTGGTTGAACAAGTTGTGTCTGGGCAAACAAGCGAGGTATCGCAGCTAACAATGTTATTAAACGTGAATATGATTGTGCACGTACATCAACAAGCGTTTGAGGCTAATTTAGTTGTTGAGAATATCAACTGTCTTGAAAAACAATGTAGTTTTGATGTTCGTAATTTTGGTGATGGGGCTTCACGTCTAAGTGAGTATGAAATAATTATTAGCTCCAAGGATAAGCCGCAACTAACTTTTGATAAACAGCAACTAAAAGCATTGGGCTACGATGTTTTCTTTGCGCCTTCTGCCATCTC includes the following:
- a CDS encoding fimbrial biogenesis chaperone, with amino-acid sequence MRFLIIFLTCFWSLHSYAFQVQPMVAELKPSGSNSQQRIRVMNNSNEPLTIELTAFDLEINKAGDEELKLNEEDFLIIPMTTIVQPGKTQSVLVRYIGDPAISVSKSYRIAVDQVPVDINEIKQSGVGMSVSFRTLFNVVPEQATAKLLVKEKQLEQAGVWKILLENEGDKFIRLSQAKWLFKNQEEQLLLEGEELSKALSGKLLLPHSEREVTIEVPAKFSPQNSQLEVLF